The Homalodisca vitripennis isolate AUS2020 unplaced genomic scaffold, UT_GWSS_2.1 ScUCBcl_6597;HRSCAF=13883, whole genome shotgun sequence sequence CACCAAAAAAGGAAAATAAGCAGAAAATAAcgcaaaacaattacaaattatataaattttatttaatcaattattaagaacacttgtaacagtacATGGTTCACAAActagaatttaaatttaggaaacTACATGACTAGATTTATCAGTGTTTCAACatctaaattcaaaataattgactATCTCACGCCTTacatcatatttacaaataaattatttaatgtgacAGTAAATTGCTATAGATGAGATGATTATTTctattagtaaaaaaatctacTAGTCTATATTACaatactgtacataaaaaaataatgttacattaaaaattcatCAAGTACACATTTAAAACCAACGATTTCATAATCGCCCAGCGAATTGCACTTTCATAAGGCTATATGCCAAAAACAATGCATATCTTTTCTCATTTCTGTGGAACACACTTAAGAAATGCATACTTGTTAAGTTGGTAGACTATATACAGTTTCTAATTAAACTGAAGTATTTACAATcagtaattgtttaattaaagaaTTCTATTGATTAGTAAGAAAATCATTGTTGAATTATTgctgaatttgtttttaatttgtgaataaatGCTCTCCATGaaacaaatcaacaatttttaagtGCAGGTTTTACTTTgctcttttaaactttaaaatattttaaaaaaattaattcattggGATGAATCTACCTccttaatttcctttttttaccaGAATTGActtgtttacacattttattgttattttaatgtaaaaaatatgcttACAAAGCTCAGGAGGATTAGACTCCTTTTGGACTTTGACCCTGAACAGAATAATAGAGATTTTTATAGCTTTCAGAACTTTAAAAAGACAAATTCTTAAGGCATACAGTGGATATTTCCTACATATCGCAAAGTGGAACAAGTTTTTCCACCATAAGACAACTTTACCCTAAAAGTCTATAAAATATCAGACTATTATCATCAGTTGGTCCATCTAAATCTATCACGGCCCAGAGGACCTATGATCGCCTCAGTCTTGACTACAAACTATATCACAATGGCACTGGAGAGATGCTGCCAGTGCTGCTTCGACTCCCAGGAGGTCTACAGGAGTTCACCTGACTGACACGTCAGGTGCTATGTTCCCATCCTGCTCCTGGGGTGTTCGAGGGTCCTCCACGTCCTGCCCACTCTTGGGGCGCCTCAGGAACTTCCGACTTATCCTCAGCACTCGAGTGCCGAAGTTGTCTGAAAACTCTCGTCCGAGCTGCCGGAGTCGGGCTTGGAGTGGACTTGGCACACGACGCTGGTAGACTGCGACTCTGCTGCCACAACCCACGTTCGACGTTCCAGACTGGGACTGCCCTTCGCCATCAACTTTCACTGTGTCACCCACCACACTGCTGCAACAAGAGTGTACACTGTTCAGAGAAGTTCAACACTtcataacaaatgtttatttgcaAAAGTTTTATGTGTGTATGTGCTTATTATATCATCTTGGATTGTTTAGCAGCAAAATGATTACCTATTTGTCAGCCACACATGTACAGAGGAAATTTGGAAGAAAAAAtggatatttccggacatttaccatcgttcagtgatacaatacaattagCTTTCTCAAATAACATTGGGATTGTGGGAGCGTGTTATTGGCACATAAATAAATCCATGGATGCTTTTTTTTATCAGACAGGACCTGACCaaattcatatttgtatttattatctgGAGTCATTGGTCCTTACATATtcaggtttaatatatttttaaaatattattaactggGTCAATTAGGCtacttagtttttatattaaattgtttttattaaaacaagtttattatttaaaaactattaagagTTTATTGAAAACCAATACAAATTTCTCCAATGTAACAGAATAAATTGATTAAAGCTTACAGTGTTAAGGGATATCTTTGAGTACTTTCTAGAATTTGTATCAAATCAGTTAAATGTAATCTGAAGTTTGTGCAAATAAAATACAAGGGCTATCAGCTGAGATAGGCttctaaaaatatgaaacaaatggTGTGAAATCAAaccaaacaagaaaaacaaagagaTAGCATAATCAGAACAATATAGTGTAACTATCAACCACTGGTGATAATATAGAAACATATTGGTTTCTCTGTACTTAATATCTGGTCATATAATGCATATTGCTTACAGTTATGACTtggcttttgtaaaaaaaataccttGATTTTTACCCTAAAAGgataatgttaaactttaaacagtTTAGTCCCTTTTATTTTGGCTGAGATATGTTTACTTTGGGAGGGGGTGACATGGGGTGGGTGTAAATGGCATGCgcctaaatttaaataacttaggcataattcaaagtaaaacaatttttaactgatGTATTTTAAACAAGTCAGATTGCTATTAAACAATAGATACTTTTTACGTAAGATTCTTTCTGTGGGAGGAGGGGGTCTACCCCTCTTATCGGCCCTCTTTAGTTACACCACTGTTTTGGCATACCAGAGATCTATGGGTGATATTCTCTTTTTAAATACGTTATTAAAGCCCACTCcaaaagctttttaaattaattgaattactttttaatattagagTCTGAAGTTGAAGAAACCCTGTTTTCATAGGGATTAAATACTGgctgcaattaaaatatttgattaaagtCTTTTTATTCCTTAAGAATAACAAGTAACTAAATGAAAAAACACAATGTGTTAACAAtctcaatctatatatataaaaatgaatgtttgtatgtttgtcctttatggaatcgtgaactattggaccgatcatgatgaaaatttgtacgtatatgtatttttccacggagaaggtttataagctatgccccatccctttcccgattcaggattccgccccactggttacagaaatacccataagaaatgcattgcaaacaaacatatgttaacgtcttttcaaatttttaattcagctgttctttgtaaacatatattacacttatagttttaaagcatagagtaagcttacagagaaacgacaaattttgtttaaaactgtttttgcaatcactgttaaacatagactttactatccagataatacaattcaaatttgacggttaaaaattcacctttaactgcaatatttatttaatataaaccatgctcatgcttgatcagaagagtaatgcaagatatcataattactatcttacgttggctacaaatataaagaatgttataaaaatcaaccttagttgttttttttgacagaagtatggttctcaaaactccgcgATCGAGACatacaaagcaagctcaatcgtggcatcggagatataactaaatttaaatctaaaattttattatagtaaaaaaaaaaaatttactaagtaatataaggacttcggttcttaagatttgcgtgcgaagccgtgggtaacagctagatagaggcaggaaatatggtacataccttcataatacgcccaagaggctcacgatggaacgactatcaattatctcagcaatgtttagaatgtaatagaaaaagaat is a genomic window containing:
- the LOC124373875 gene encoding uncharacterized protein LOC124373875 (The sequence of the model RefSeq protein was modified relative to this genomic sequence to represent the inferred CDS: added 26 bases not found in genome assembly); protein product: MIHRWQRFRQSKMRCNHIVTIQRGAATLEKPPDYDSVTGAAPPSYEDAIKLSPAHLVLDSSVVGDTVKVDGEGQSQSGTSNVGCGSRVAVYQRRVPSPLQARLRQLGREFSDNFGTRVLRISRKFLRRPKSGQDVEDPRTPQEQDGNIAPDVSVR